In a single window of the Micrococcaceae bacterium Sec5.7 genome:
- a CDS encoding LLM class flavin-dependent oxidoreductase: protein MADKDVVPTPPGSPTSPVGPAEILLGLNTFGDVGEGADGRPLPHAQVLRQLLEQAELADDVGLHAFGVGEHHRKDFAVSAPEVFLAAAGARTARIRLGSAVTVLSSDDPIRVFQRFSTVDAISNGRAEVMLGRGSFVESFPLFGLDLADYEILFEEKLELFDKVRMQKPVHWEGRTRPAINGLSVYPPLEQHLLPAWIGVGGTPESVLRCAEYGYPIIFAIIGGEPRAFAPLVNLYREAMEEYGHPMQQIATHSPGHIADTDEAAREELFPHWLAQRNRIGSERGWGPGNRREFDAMCGPEGALYVGSPETVAQKIALLKRNLGVDRFDLKFGNGTLPHDSMMRCIELFGTVVAPRVAELLAETRPAN from the coding sequence ATGGCTGACAAGGACGTGGTTCCCACCCCTCCTGGCAGTCCCACCTCTCCTGTGGGGCCTGCCGAAATCCTGCTCGGCCTCAATACTTTTGGTGACGTGGGTGAGGGTGCGGACGGAAGGCCGCTGCCGCATGCCCAGGTGCTGCGGCAGCTGCTGGAGCAGGCGGAACTGGCTGACGACGTCGGGCTTCATGCCTTCGGGGTGGGCGAGCACCACCGTAAGGACTTCGCCGTTTCGGCTCCCGAGGTGTTCCTGGCTGCGGCCGGCGCGAGGACCGCACGGATCCGGTTAGGTTCGGCCGTAACAGTACTTAGCTCCGACGATCCCATCCGGGTTTTCCAGCGGTTCTCCACCGTTGACGCCATCTCCAACGGCCGGGCTGAAGTGATGCTGGGGCGGGGATCATTCGTTGAGTCCTTCCCGCTGTTCGGCCTGGACCTTGCCGACTACGAGATCCTGTTTGAGGAAAAGCTCGAGCTCTTTGACAAAGTGCGGATGCAGAAGCCGGTCCACTGGGAAGGCCGCACCCGGCCGGCAATCAACGGGCTGAGCGTGTATCCGCCGCTGGAGCAGCACCTGCTGCCGGCCTGGATCGGTGTGGGCGGCACCCCTGAATCCGTACTGCGGTGCGCTGAGTACGGGTACCCCATCATTTTCGCCATCATCGGAGGTGAGCCCCGTGCCTTCGCGCCGCTGGTGAACCTGTACCGGGAGGCTATGGAAGAGTACGGCCACCCGATGCAGCAAATTGCCACGCATTCCCCGGGCCACATCGCGGATACCGATGAAGCTGCGCGCGAGGAGCTCTTCCCTCACTGGCTGGCGCAGCGGAACAGGATCGGATCCGAGCGTGGCTGGGGCCCCGGAAACAGGCGGGAATTTGATGCCATGTGCGGCCCTGAGGGGGCGCTCTACGTGGGCTCGCCTGAAACCGTGGCGCAGAAAATCGCCCTGCTCAAGCGCAATCTTGGCGTTGACCGCTTCGACCTCAAGTTCGGCAACGGCACCCTGCCGCACGATTCCATGATGCGCTGCATCGAACTTTTCGGCACCGTAGTGGCCCCCCGGGTAGCGGAGCTGCTGGCCGAAACCCGGCCGGCGAACTGA
- the hemB gene encoding porphobilinogen synthase, whose amino-acid sequence MSFPNHRPRRLRTTPAMRRLTAENRLAAAELILPAFIREGLTEPNAISSMPGVVQHTTDSLKRAAAEAVELGVGGIMLFGIPAVRDAEGTASLDPDGVLNKAIRDVRSEVGDELVIMSDVCLDEFTDHGHCGVLDDDGYVDNDRTLEIYARMAVAQADAGAHMLGPSGMMDGQIAVIRQALEEAGHNNTAVIAYAAKYASAFYGPFREAVDSQLKGDRRTYQMDSANRREALLEVELDLEEGADIVMVKPAMSYLDILADVAAMSPVPVAAYQISGEYSMIEAAAANGWIDRRAAITESVLGIRRAGANMVLTYWASELAGWLTES is encoded by the coding sequence ATGAGTTTTCCTAACCACCGCCCCCGGCGGCTCCGCACCACGCCGGCGATGCGCAGGCTCACGGCCGAAAACCGGCTCGCGGCGGCAGAGCTGATCTTGCCCGCCTTCATCCGGGAAGGCCTCACTGAGCCCAACGCGATTTCGTCCATGCCTGGCGTAGTCCAGCACACCACCGACTCCCTGAAACGTGCGGCAGCTGAAGCCGTGGAGTTGGGGGTGGGCGGCATTATGCTCTTCGGAATCCCGGCCGTCCGAGATGCCGAAGGAACGGCGTCACTTGATCCCGACGGTGTTCTGAACAAGGCCATCCGCGACGTCCGCTCAGAAGTAGGCGATGAACTCGTGATCATGAGTGACGTGTGTCTGGACGAATTCACTGACCACGGCCACTGCGGAGTGCTGGACGATGACGGTTATGTGGACAACGACCGGACACTGGAGATCTACGCCAGGATGGCAGTGGCGCAGGCCGACGCCGGCGCGCACATGCTGGGTCCGTCCGGAATGATGGACGGCCAGATTGCCGTGATCCGCCAGGCGCTTGAGGAAGCCGGCCACAACAACACCGCGGTCATCGCCTACGCCGCGAAGTATGCCTCAGCCTTCTACGGCCCCTTCCGCGAGGCCGTGGATTCCCAGCTGAAGGGTGATCGGCGCACATACCAGATGGATTCCGCGAACCGCCGCGAGGCCCTCCTCGAGGTGGAGCTGGACCTCGAGGAGGGTGCCGACATCGTGATGGTGAAGCCCGCCATGAGCTATCTGGACATTCTGGCAGACGTGGCCGCCATGAGCCCCGTCCCCGTGGCCGCCTACCAGATCTCGGGGGAGTACTCCATGATCGAGGCGGCAGCCGCCAACGGCTGGATCGACCGCCGGGCAGCCATCACTGAATCTGTGCTCGGCATCAGGCGGGCCGGCGCGAACATGGTGCTGACATACTGGGCTTCCGAGCTCGCCGGCTGGCTGACGGAGTCCTGA
- a CDS encoding methionine ABC transporter permease: protein MNGIFSNPVLAKALPEAILETLQMVGISAFFTVLIGLPLGVFLHASAPGGLRPMPVVNRIVSDIIVNITRSIPFAILMVALIPLARLLVGTSLGPVAASVSLSIGTIPFFARLVESCLRDVHHGKVDAAQVMGSTNMQVIGKVMLPESLPALVAAATTTVVTLVGYSAMAGLVGGGGLGKLAYNYGFQRFDVTVMIVTIVLIIVLVQVIQLVGERISRSLDHR from the coding sequence GTGAACGGCATCTTCAGCAACCCCGTCCTGGCCAAAGCGCTCCCCGAAGCAATCCTTGAAACACTTCAGATGGTGGGCATCTCGGCGTTCTTCACCGTCCTGATCGGACTGCCTCTCGGCGTATTCCTTCACGCCTCGGCACCCGGCGGCCTCCGCCCCATGCCCGTGGTCAACAGGATCGTCAGCGACATCATCGTGAACATCACCAGGTCCATCCCGTTCGCCATCCTGATGGTGGCGCTGATCCCGCTGGCCCGTCTGCTCGTCGGCACCAGCCTGGGTCCGGTGGCGGCATCGGTATCGCTCTCCATCGGGACCATTCCGTTCTTCGCCCGGCTCGTGGAGTCCTGTCTCCGCGACGTGCACCACGGCAAGGTTGACGCCGCGCAGGTCATGGGATCCACCAACATGCAGGTGATCGGCAAGGTCATGCTGCCCGAGTCTCTGCCGGCCCTGGTGGCCGCCGCCACCACCACCGTGGTCACCCTGGTGGGCTACAGCGCCATGGCCGGACTCGTGGGCGGCGGAGGCTTGGGGAAGCTCGCCTACAACTACGGCTTCCAGCGCTTCGACGTCACTGTGATGATCGTAACCATCGTGCTGATCATCGTTTTGGTCCAGGTCATCCAGCTGGTCGGCGAACGGATCTCCCGGAGCCTGGATCACCGTTAG
- the hemC gene encoding hydroxymethylbilane synthase, whose product MTVRIGTRASKLALTQTQQTADQLAAVGGFPVELVHIRTDGDVLTGSLSHMGGTGVFVTALRDALLQDVCDVAVHSLKDLPTGAAPGLTLAATPRRADVRDVLCARNGLKLADLPHGARVGTGSPRRAAQLRAVRPDLDILDIRGNVDTRLGRVPGLPGNATDAVVEGKSCDLDAVVVAAAGLERISRLDTVSEFLETDVMLPAAGQGSLAIECRTADAPSTAGSTEGSQGALAQALAALDDPDTRLAVTAERALLARLEAGCAAPVGAYAYRKGSMLHLEAVVCAVDGTASVRDKRATDGLTEVGATLLGIELAEVLLAGGAADIADLTAS is encoded by the coding sequence GTGACGGTAAGAATCGGCACCCGCGCCAGCAAGCTTGCATTGACCCAGACCCAGCAGACCGCCGACCAGCTGGCCGCCGTCGGGGGTTTCCCTGTTGAGCTGGTCCACATCCGGACCGACGGCGATGTCCTCACCGGTTCGTTGTCCCATATGGGCGGCACCGGGGTGTTTGTGACAGCGCTCCGCGATGCGCTCCTGCAGGATGTCTGCGATGTTGCAGTCCACTCGCTCAAGGATCTGCCGACCGGCGCGGCCCCGGGACTGACCCTGGCCGCCACTCCGCGGCGTGCGGACGTCCGCGATGTGCTCTGCGCCCGCAATGGCCTGAAGCTTGCCGATCTGCCGCACGGCGCCAGGGTAGGCACCGGATCACCCCGCCGTGCCGCGCAGCTGCGCGCTGTCCGTCCGGATCTGGACATCCTGGACATCCGCGGGAACGTGGACACGCGCCTGGGCCGTGTCCCCGGGCTTCCCGGCAACGCGACGGACGCCGTTGTTGAAGGAAAATCCTGCGACCTTGACGCCGTGGTAGTAGCTGCGGCGGGCCTGGAGCGGATCAGCCGGCTGGACACAGTCAGCGAATTCCTTGAAACGGATGTGATGCTGCCGGCAGCCGGCCAGGGATCCTTGGCCATAGAATGCCGGACCGCGGATGCCCCCAGCACGGCTGGATCCACCGAAGGTTCACAGGGCGCACTCGCCCAGGCGCTGGCTGCCCTTGATGACCCGGATACCCGGCTCGCCGTGACGGCAGAACGGGCCTTGCTTGCCCGGCTGGAGGCCGGCTGCGCAGCTCCGGTAGGCGCATACGCCTACCGGAAGGGCAGCATGCTGCACCTTGAGGCGGTTGTCTGCGCTGTGGACGGCACAGCCTCGGTGCGGGATAAACGAGCCACCGACGGGCTGACGGAAGTTGGAGCGACTCTGCTCGGCATCGAACTGGCGGAGGTTCTTCTGGCCGGTGGTGCTGCCGATATCGCGGACCTGACCGCGTCCTGA
- the hemQ gene encoding hydrogen peroxide-dependent heme synthase, producing MSHTSAESVTKTEESAEQFFTLWTVFKRSADVLRSGDAADEFDALVARLAEAGVTHRGSYDVSAMRADADVMVWLHGSKPEALQQAIRDMRRSKLFAGTEIVWSAMGVHREAEFAKNHTPAFSRGVAPAEWLCVYPFVRSYEWYILPDAERGKMLRDHGMLGREFPQVISNTVSSFALGDWEWILALEAPELVDLVDLMRHLRSTEARNHVREEIPFYTGRRISAGEIAEVLA from the coding sequence ATGAGCCACACATCTGCCGAATCTGTCACTAAAACCGAAGAATCAGCTGAGCAGTTCTTCACTCTCTGGACTGTGTTCAAGCGATCCGCCGATGTCCTGCGCAGCGGTGATGCCGCTGACGAATTTGACGCACTGGTGGCGCGGCTGGCTGAGGCCGGCGTGACCCACCGCGGTAGCTACGATGTCTCCGCGATGCGGGCTGACGCCGACGTCATGGTGTGGCTCCACGGCTCCAAGCCGGAGGCCCTGCAGCAGGCCATCCGGGATATGCGGCGCAGCAAACTGTTCGCGGGAACCGAGATTGTGTGGTCGGCCATGGGCGTCCACCGCGAGGCCGAGTTCGCCAAGAACCACACACCCGCCTTCTCGCGCGGGGTTGCACCGGCGGAGTGGCTGTGCGTGTACCCGTTCGTCCGCTCCTACGAGTGGTACATTCTGCCCGACGCCGAGCGCGGCAAGATGCTGCGGGACCATGGCATGCTGGGACGGGAATTCCCGCAGGTCATCTCCAACACCGTCTCGTCCTTCGCCTTGGGCGACTGGGAATGGATCCTGGCCCTGGAAGCCCCTGAGCTGGTGGATCTGGTAGACCTTATGCGCCATCTGCGCTCCACCGAGGCACGCAACCATGTCCGGGAGGAAATCCCGTTCTACACCGGACGCCGCATTTCGGCCGGGGAGATTGCCGAGGTCCTGGCATGA
- the hemL gene encoding glutamate-1-semialdehyde 2,1-aminomutase — translation MTSSTPRNEELFDRARQLMPGGVNSPVRAFGSVGGTPRFMVSAQGPYLTDADGQEYVDLVCSWGPALLGHAHPAVLEAVHAAVDRGLSFGASTPDEANLAAIVKERVPAAERVRMVSTGTEATMTAVRLARGFTGRNLIIKFAGCYHGHLDGLLAAAGSGLATLALPGSAGVTAATAAETLVLPYNDLAAVEAAFAVHGPNIAAVITEAAPANMGVVTPGDGFNAGLSRITREHGALLILDEVLTGFRTGYSGYWGLTGGALDAAEPWSPDLLTFGKVIGGGMPTAALAGRADVMGYLAPLGPVYQAGTLSGNPVAMAAGVATLTHATRDVYSFVDARSLELSSALSSALSSAGVDHSIQRAGNLFSVAFGTSARGVHNYDDAQGQEVFRYAPFFHSMLDSGVYLPPSVFEAWFLSAAHDDAAMNRIFDALPGAAQAAGAAKA, via the coding sequence ATGACTTCCAGCACCCCTCGCAACGAGGAACTCTTTGACCGCGCCCGCCAGCTGATGCCCGGCGGCGTCAATTCGCCTGTCCGCGCGTTCGGCTCGGTGGGCGGGACGCCGAGATTCATGGTCTCGGCCCAGGGACCGTACCTGACGGATGCCGACGGCCAGGAGTATGTGGACCTGGTCTGCTCCTGGGGGCCGGCGCTCCTGGGCCACGCCCACCCCGCCGTTCTTGAGGCGGTGCACGCAGCCGTGGACCGTGGGCTGTCCTTTGGTGCCTCGACACCGGACGAGGCCAACCTGGCTGCAATCGTCAAGGAACGTGTTCCCGCCGCCGAACGCGTGCGCATGGTATCCACGGGCACCGAGGCCACCATGACCGCCGTCCGGCTGGCCCGCGGCTTCACCGGCCGCAACCTGATCATCAAGTTTGCCGGCTGCTATCACGGCCACCTCGACGGGTTGCTGGCGGCGGCCGGCTCCGGCCTGGCCACGCTGGCGCTGCCCGGCTCTGCCGGCGTCACCGCGGCAACGGCAGCTGAGACGCTGGTTCTGCCGTACAACGATCTCGCCGCCGTTGAGGCCGCTTTCGCTGTCCATGGGCCAAACATCGCCGCTGTCATCACCGAAGCCGCACCCGCCAACATGGGTGTTGTCACTCCCGGTGACGGTTTCAACGCCGGACTGTCGCGGATTACGCGCGAACACGGCGCGCTGCTCATCCTGGATGAAGTCCTCACGGGTTTCCGCACCGGCTATTCCGGCTACTGGGGCCTCACCGGCGGCGCTCTTGATGCTGCCGAACCGTGGAGCCCCGATCTGCTCACCTTCGGAAAGGTGATCGGCGGCGGAATGCCGACGGCGGCCCTCGCCGGCCGTGCCGATGTGATGGGCTACCTCGCGCCGCTCGGCCCGGTGTACCAGGCGGGCACGCTGTCCGGCAACCCGGTGGCCATGGCTGCGGGTGTTGCCACTCTCACCCACGCGACCCGGGACGTCTACTCGTTCGTTGACGCGCGTTCGCTGGAACTGTCCTCCGCATTGTCCTCGGCATTGTCCTCAGCCGGCGTGGATCACTCGATCCAGCGCGCCGGGAACCTGTTCTCAGTGGCGTTCGGCACGTCTGCCCGGGGCGTTCACAATTACGACGACGCCCAGGGCCAGGAAGTGTTCCGCTACGCGCCGTTCTTCCACTCGATGCTGGACTCGGGCGTTTATCTGCCGCCGTCTGTCTTCGAGGCATGGTTCCTTTCAGCTGCTCACGATGACGCAGCCATGAACCGGATTTTCGATGCTCTGCCGGGCGCGGCGCAGGCTGCCGGCGCCGCAAAGGCCTGA
- a CDS encoding MetQ/NlpA family ABC transporter substrate-binding protein, translating to MRKSLTLLATGIVTALALTACGGSSTPGAETKTLDPANPVTLTVGASPVPHAKILEFINQDLAPKAGLKLDITEIEDYQTPNTALSDGSLDANFYQHLPWYNDQVKTKGYKFGHGEGVHIEPYAAFSEKVKDIKEIGDGAKIAITNDPSNQVRALKVLQAAGLVKDIKDDSSVITLTDAQNPKKLNFSENQPELLINDLKDPSVDLALINGNFILKAGLSTQNALAVESVDNNPYANFLAWRADSKDDARIQKLDELLHSPEVKAFIEKEWPNGDVTAAF from the coding sequence ATGCGTAAGTCACTCACCCTCCTTGCCACTGGTATTGTTACCGCTCTGGCGCTAACGGCTTGCGGTGGTTCGTCCACCCCCGGCGCCGAAACCAAAACGCTGGACCCGGCCAACCCCGTTACGCTCACGGTGGGCGCCAGCCCGGTTCCGCACGCCAAGATTCTCGAATTCATCAATCAGGATCTCGCTCCGAAGGCCGGTCTCAAACTGGACATCACGGAGATCGAGGATTACCAGACGCCCAACACGGCCCTGAGCGATGGTTCACTGGACGCCAACTTCTACCAGCACCTGCCGTGGTACAACGACCAGGTGAAAACCAAGGGCTACAAGTTCGGCCACGGCGAAGGCGTACACATTGAGCCTTACGCTGCCTTCTCCGAAAAGGTAAAGGACATCAAGGAAATCGGCGACGGCGCAAAGATCGCCATCACCAACGATCCCTCCAACCAGGTCCGCGCCCTCAAGGTGCTCCAGGCTGCCGGACTGGTCAAGGACATCAAGGATGACTCCTCCGTGATCACCCTGACGGACGCGCAGAACCCGAAGAAGCTTAATTTCTCCGAGAACCAGCCGGAACTGCTGATCAACGACCTCAAGGACCCCTCCGTGGATCTGGCCCTGATCAACGGCAATTTCATCCTCAAGGCAGGCCTGAGCACCCAAAACGCCCTGGCTGTGGAATCAGTGGACAATAACCCGTACGCCAACTTCCTGGCGTGGCGCGCGGACTCCAAGGATGACGCCCGCATCCAGAAGCTCGACGAGCTCCTGCACTCCCCCGAGGTCAAGGCCTTCATCGAGAAGGAATGGCCCAATGGAGATGTGACCGCGGCTTTCTAG
- a CDS encoding glycoside hydrolase family 3 N-terminal domain-containing protein, which produces MGQLFMVAAKATGADATTMADLANYHTGNVYLAGRSHAGTRATAAVVAGMTATVSAASTGGVPLFVATDQEGGYVQVLNGPGFSVIPTALAQSGSSSAQIQASARLWGSQLLQGGVNVDLAPVLDTVPGPQSAASNPPIGFYQREYGFAPAQVSAQGNAFAAGLREAGVAPVVKHFPGLGRVLLNTDVSGNVHDTLTTISDAYLEPYRAAIRNGVRWVMVSNAYYDRIDPANIAAFSTVIMGTMLRSDAGFTGIIVSDDLCNAVQLAPWALGDRAVDFIGAGGTMVLCADPLSIPVMYNKVLQRAQGNAAFRAEVDAATLTVLRVKAGH; this is translated from the coding sequence GTGGGGCAATTATTCATGGTTGCTGCAAAAGCCACGGGTGCGGACGCCACTACCATGGCCGACCTCGCCAACTACCACACGGGCAACGTGTACTTGGCCGGCCGAAGTCATGCGGGCACCCGGGCTACGGCGGCCGTGGTGGCTGGCATGACAGCCACAGTGTCGGCTGCCAGTACCGGTGGTGTGCCGCTCTTCGTGGCAACAGACCAGGAGGGCGGCTACGTCCAGGTTCTGAACGGTCCCGGGTTCTCCGTTATTCCCACGGCGCTGGCGCAGTCCGGCTCGAGTTCCGCCCAGATCCAGGCGAGCGCCCGCCTCTGGGGAAGCCAACTGCTGCAAGGCGGCGTGAACGTCGACTTGGCACCGGTCCTGGACACTGTTCCGGGCCCGCAGTCCGCCGCCTCCAACCCGCCGATCGGCTTCTACCAGCGTGAGTATGGTTTTGCGCCAGCGCAGGTGTCCGCCCAGGGGAACGCCTTCGCCGCAGGGCTCCGGGAAGCCGGAGTGGCGCCGGTAGTCAAGCATTTTCCGGGTCTGGGACGGGTCCTCCTGAACACTGACGTCAGCGGGAATGTCCATGACACCTTGACCACGATCAGCGACGCATATCTGGAACCGTACCGGGCGGCGATCAGGAACGGTGTCCGATGGGTCATGGTGTCAAACGCCTATTACGACCGGATTGACCCAGCCAACATCGCTGCGTTCTCAACAGTCATCATGGGCACCATGTTGCGCTCGGATGCCGGGTTCACAGGAATCATCGTGTCCGACGACCTCTGCAACGCAGTGCAGCTTGCACCGTGGGCGCTCGGCGACAGGGCCGTAGACTTCATCGGCGCCGGCGGCACCATGGTCCTTTGCGCCGACCCGCTGAGCATCCCGGTCATGTACAACAAGGTGCTGCAGCGTGCGCAGGGCAATGCGGCCTTCCGGGCCGAGGTGGATGCTGCGACGTTGACTGTGCTGCGGGTCAAAGCGGGCCACTAG
- a CDS encoding ferrochelatase has translation MSLLEHQDAGGAVNPATEGGRMAPKDYDAVVLASFGGPEGQEDVIPFLRNVTRGRGIPDERLEEVSHHYRANGGISPINQQNRDLKASLEAELAARGIELPVLWGNRNWDPYIPQTLQDAYDAGHRKLLMITTSAYSCYSSCRQYREDVGMALTESGLDGRLEVDKVRQYFDHPGFVEPFVEGTAAGLAEVRAQLAAAGTPDASVHVLFATHSIPIRDAEAAGRSDGEPREFAEDSAYVAQHLANGTEVIRRAEAESGLTVPWSLVYQSRSGAPNMPWLEPDINDAIEQLAVQGVQGIVIVPLGFVTDHMEVVWDLDTEALETCRNLGLAATRVPTPGTHRKFVTGLADLISERTVANNISDRPAITGLGPWYDVCRPGCCANFRGEKPTIAGADTTVGTGHDPYPVGQAAP, from the coding sequence ATGAGCCTGCTGGAGCACCAGGATGCAGGCGGCGCCGTCAACCCGGCGACGGAAGGGGGCCGGATGGCACCTAAGGACTACGACGCCGTCGTCCTTGCCTCGTTCGGTGGGCCTGAGGGGCAGGAAGACGTTATTCCGTTCCTGCGGAATGTGACCCGTGGCCGCGGCATCCCGGACGAGCGCCTCGAAGAGGTGTCCCATCATTACCGCGCAAACGGCGGCATCAGCCCCATCAACCAGCAGAACCGTGACCTGAAGGCGTCCCTTGAGGCTGAACTGGCCGCCCGCGGCATTGAACTGCCGGTGCTGTGGGGTAACCGCAACTGGGATCCGTACATCCCGCAGACCCTTCAGGACGCGTACGACGCCGGACACCGGAAGCTGCTGATGATCACCACGAGTGCCTACTCGTGTTACTCCAGCTGCCGCCAGTACCGTGAAGACGTCGGCATGGCCCTCACCGAGAGCGGCCTCGACGGCCGGCTCGAGGTCGACAAAGTACGTCAGTACTTTGACCACCCGGGTTTTGTGGAGCCGTTTGTGGAAGGCACTGCCGCCGGGCTGGCTGAGGTCCGTGCCCAGCTGGCTGCCGCTGGAACGCCCGATGCTTCCGTGCACGTTCTTTTTGCCACGCACTCCATCCCCATCCGTGATGCCGAAGCCGCGGGGCGCTCCGACGGCGAGCCCCGCGAGTTTGCCGAGGACTCGGCGTATGTCGCCCAGCACCTGGCCAACGGTACCGAGGTAATCCGGCGTGCCGAGGCTGAATCCGGACTTACAGTGCCCTGGTCTCTTGTGTACCAGTCCCGCTCCGGGGCACCGAACATGCCCTGGCTCGAACCGGACATCAACGACGCCATCGAGCAACTGGCAGTCCAGGGAGTCCAGGGGATTGTGATTGTTCCCCTGGGTTTTGTCACCGACCACATGGAAGTGGTCTGGGATCTGGACACTGAAGCCCTGGAGACCTGCCGCAACCTTGGCCTCGCCGCCACGCGGGTACCGACACCCGGCACGCACCGGAAATTTGTGACCGGCCTGGCAGACCTCATCTCCGAACGGACCGTTGCGAACAACATCAGCGATCGTCCGGCCATAACGGGGCTCGGGCCCTGGTATGACGTCTGCCGTCCCGGCTGCTGCGCCAACTTCCGCGGCGAGAAGCCCACCATTGCCGGTGCTGACACCACCGTCGGCACGGGCCACGATCCTTACCCTGTCGGTCAGGCTGCACCGTGA
- a CDS encoding uroporphyrinogen-III synthase — MGRHSAEAPAGSHEAGTAGEGEPGILEGARVLITRSPDRSEALVAALRQTGAEPLLFPLIDFERARDQHSLDVAFDALGAGAYSWLVVSSITTVRALKDKAAERGLTLDQCVPPSTRVATIGQSSRRVLESEGLTVHLVPNGVQSAAGLLAVWPGGRGSVLLPQADIATPLLGEGIRSRGANVQTVIAYCTVDYPANPSRRLSTGPSAAAKDSGGRQAAAVLDPAEAKAEIDAGRLHAVLAASPSAVRRIQAALSPLAGCRLVVIGRSTAEEAGSLGLEVASVASEPTPGGLVAAVIEALLPGHPAVTPSGGNRATHNHPPAQYPSEQKGTM; from the coding sequence ATGGGACGGCACAGCGCGGAAGCTCCCGCGGGAAGCCATGAAGCCGGCACCGCCGGTGAGGGCGAGCCGGGAATTCTTGAGGGCGCCCGTGTGCTGATCACCCGCAGCCCGGACCGCTCGGAAGCCCTCGTGGCCGCCTTGCGCCAAACCGGTGCCGAACCGCTGTTGTTCCCCCTGATTGACTTTGAACGGGCCCGCGATCAGCATTCCCTCGATGTGGCTTTTGACGCGCTCGGAGCCGGCGCCTACAGCTGGCTGGTGGTCAGCAGCATCACCACTGTGCGGGCGTTGAAGGACAAGGCGGCTGAACGGGGTCTGACTCTGGACCAGTGTGTCCCGCCGTCCACCAGAGTCGCAACGATAGGCCAGTCATCGCGCCGCGTCCTGGAATCCGAGGGCCTCACCGTGCATCTGGTTCCCAACGGGGTCCAGTCCGCTGCCGGATTGCTGGCTGTCTGGCCGGGCGGCAGGGGGAGCGTGCTTCTTCCCCAGGCCGACATTGCCACTCCATTGCTCGGTGAAGGAATCCGGTCGCGGGGCGCCAACGTCCAGACTGTCATTGCATACTGCACGGTGGACTATCCGGCCAACCCTTCCCGGAGACTCAGCACCGGGCCGTCCGCCGCCGCGAAAGATTCCGGCGGACGGCAGGCAGCCGCGGTTCTGGATCCTGCAGAAGCGAAAGCGGAGATTGACGCCGGACGGCTGCACGCCGTCCTCGCGGCTTCACCCAGCGCCGTACGGCGCATCCAGGCGGCCCTGTCGCCATTGGCTGGCTGCCGCCTGGTGGTGATCGGGCGTTCGACGGCGGAGGAGGCCGGATCGTTGGGGCTCGAGGTTGCGTCCGTGGCCAGCGAGCCCACGCCGGGAGGTCTGGTGGCGGCGGTCATAGAGGCCCTGCTGCCGGGACATCCGGCAGTCACCCCGTCCGGCGGGAACCGGGCCACGCACAACCATCCACCGGCACAATATCCGTCAGAACAAAAAGGCACCATGTGA